ATTCACCATAGCTGTATTTGTGGCCAACCGGCCGATGTACGGTGAGATTCCAGGAAACTATCTGCGGCTCGGATCTGCCTTTTTCTACCTTTCTGGGGTGGTGATCCTGTATTTTACTTTGATGAAGCTCAAGCGGGTGGAAATGGATGATCAATTCGTTTTTATTACTAATTACCTCAGACACTTCCGTTACCCCTGGCACAATATTGAATCAATCGAAGAACATAAATTCCTGTTTTTAAGACTGGTCACCCTGACTTTCAAAACCCCTGGATCCTTCGGCAAAAAGATCATCTTCGCGGCCAGTAATCAGCTCTACACGGGGTTTCTCAACGACCATCCTGATCTGAAAAAAAAGGTGAAATTTATTGGAAAACAGTCTTAGTCCAATATTAACCTATCCCTCAATCCAATTTCTTCAGCGCTTTCTGCGCCTCTGCGTAATGTCCGCTCCCTTCGGGAATTTGCATCAGGTAATCCTTACAGGTTTTTGTATCTCCTTTTTTTAATGCCGTAAGTGCAAGGTACCAGACAGCTTCCGTTTTATAGGCCGTATCCGAGGTACTTATTTGCTGAAATAAAGTTCCGGCTTTGTCATATTCATTGGTTTCCAGCAGGCAAATGCCGAGGTAAAACCAGGCTTGTGTGTTCTCGTCGTGTGCTAAAAGGTAAGTTTGTAATGGCTGTATCGCCCCGGCGTAATTTCCTGCATTAAAGGCTTTTTCAGCCTGAGGGAGCCATTCTTCCGTTCCGCCCATTTCTGTAAAGGAAGCTTTAGGATGATGGGCAAGGTCAGCGTATTGAAGGGATGCCGAAGGCTTAAGATAAGGCCAGGCAAATACGATGACCAGTACTACGGCCGCCGCCACCGCAATACTTCTGATCCACTGACTGCGCTGAAGGGTGATCACTTTTGCTTCTTTCTTTTCTTCCGCAAAAAATGCTTTGCTTTCCGAGGTCAGGGTTGCTTTCACCGCAGCATTTTCCTGCTCGTGTTGAAAATCCGCCGCCAAAGTGCTTTCGATCTCGCGGTAAAGCTCCAGTTCAGCCCTCAACTCCGGCTGTTCTTCCAGCGTCTTTTCAAAGGCGGCCTGATCCTCTTTGGAGAGCACTCCATTCAGATAATCGTCTATATTTTCGTAAAAATTTTCCATTTTTTAATGCTATTTTTTTGATGCTGTAATGCTTCAATGCGATAATGATCTAATGCTGTGATGCTATGATGTTGGATTCATAATATCATTAAATCAAAACATCATAGTATGGTAGTATCAGAACATCGAAGTTCAAACCATCGTAGTATCAAAATATCAAACCATCAATAATTGATACTCCGGGCTCTCCCTCACGAGTTCGGTCAGTTTTTTCATACAGACCGATTTTCGTTTGCGCAGGTAAGCATAGGTAACGTTGAGCATTTCCGCTACTTTTTCCATAGGCTTTACCGTCCAGGAAAGTTTCAGTACTTCGCGGCAGCCTTCGCTCAGTTCAGCTAGTTTTTCTTTGAACAAAGCTTCTTTCCTGGCCACCAGGTCAAAGGCTTCCGAAGTTTCATTCACTTCCACATCGGCTACCTCATCATATCCCTGCATATCCGAAAATGTTACCATCTTTCCGGAAGGTTTATTCAGTTTATTCACCCAGCGGCGGTAAGCCATCATTTTTATAAAGGCATCAAACGGGCAGGTAAGCAAAAACTTTCCTTTACGGGCCAGGGCACAAATTTCCATCAGCAATTCATTGAAAAGATCTTCTGCATCGTGAACGTTACCGCTGTTCCGGATGACAATGGATTTTACACTTCCCGAAAACCGGGTGTAAATCTCCCGAATGAGCCGATGATCATTTTCGAGCAGTGCCGTAACGTAACGTTGATCTTCGTGGGCGGTTTTTCCCTCCATAATATTGGGTTCAATTTTTTTATAAAATTACAAAAATGCCGGAAATAAGGGTAACAATGTGAAAATGACAGGATATTAGGTTGGTTACTGGTTACTGGTTGCTCGGTTGCAAGGTGACATTTTCCTAGGACAAGGCAAGCGAGTGAGTAAAAGAGGCCGTCCCCACGCTGGAGCTAAGCCTTACTTTAGCCTTTAGCCTTTAATCTTTAGCCTTTAATCTTTAGCCTTTAATCTTTAGCCTTTAAGATTTCTCTCCCCATAATCCCTAAACATGCGGGGGTGGCGTAATGCTGCCCCTTTTTATTCTCTTTCAAGTCCCTTGATGCGTCGCTTCAAGCCGATCGATTTGATATTGCGAAAAAGTTCTCCGGCTTCGTTGATCTCCGAAAGGCTGTAATAAGCAAGTCCCACTCCTGTGGCCATCAGGATCAACAAGAGGTTGAGCAAAAATATATTAAAAAAAGTAAGCAAGACAATGGTCAGAGAATCCATGGTGGACTGATCGAAATGGACGATCCAGTTGATGATCTGGAAAAAGAAATTCACCAGGGCGGTATCCGCCAGGGAATAAAAAAACAGTCCTGCGATGAAAACGAGGTTGAAAATGCCCAGCAATTTTCCATAATTGCCGGCCAGGATCATCTGCATTCTTGAAAAGGCTTTGAAAATATTGATTTGTTCCCGCTGAGCAGTGAAATACCAAAGGAGTACAACCGGGACCACGAAAATCATGAGGATCACGGTAAATCCGGAATTGAACCAAAGAACCAATTCGATCATACCGGCAGTGATGATTGCCGTAATCATGTTGGTCAGGTGGTTCATCCGGCGTGTTTTTTCGATAAATTGTTCTTCTTTCCGCAGCAGGGTAAACGTCACGAAAGTAATCACAGCAATACTGCCCCACATCAGCCATGGCATATAATGGATCACTTCCGAAGAAAAGAATTTATTCAGAACGCTTAAGGTTCCGAACAAATAGGTGGGGAAATAAAACAAACTAACGGGATCTTCCTCCGTAAGGGCAAAGGTCATTACGGTAAACAGGGCACTCACCATAGCGGCGGATAATAAAAGAACCCCCACGTTTTTTTTAAAAAAGATAAACACCTCTCCAAAGAGGGAAGCAACATCCTTGATCCGCAGAAAATCAATAAACTGGTCCTTATCCGGCGGCACCCGAACTTCTGACAGAGGTTTTTCAAAGCCCTTTTTGGCCAGCATCCACGGGTACCAGACGAAATACGTCAGGATGAATATCAGGCAAATCAGGATAAAGATGGCCCTGATAAAATCCGGTGTCTCGGTGTGGCGGGTAAGATAGCCTTCAAAAAAACCGGCCAGCATAATGATGGGCATAATGCCTACCATGATCTTGATTCCTCGTCTTGCCGACTGCTGGAAAGCTTTGGCCCGGGAATAGTTGCCCGGAAATACCAGTCCTCGTCCCATGGTGATCCCTGCGGCCCCGGCGATGACCATGGCGGACATCTCCAGCGTTCCGTGTATCCATATCGTGAGAAAAGATTCCCAAAACAGCCCCCGGGCGATAAAAAAATACTGGAAAGCCCCCACCATAATGCCGTTGCGGATGATATGAATGATGCTGCCGATGGAAAAAAAGGCTCCAAAGGCAAATATCAGGAAAGAAACAAAAAGGTTGTTAATGGTAATTCCCAGAGTCATCCCAAAGGCTCCTTTGTCTTTGTACACCGCCATAGGGTCGCCGGAGGCAATATTATCGACCGTCATTTCCACATAATCAGGCCCGAGAATGACTTCGGCGAATTCGGGGTCCATGGCAGAAGAAAGCAGCCCAATGGCCATCGATAATACAAAGACGAAAAAGGAAATCCGGAAAGCTACCCGCGACTCATGCATCAATTGGGGCAGTTCGTCTTTCCAGAAATTTACGAAACGCCCTCGAAATGATTTTTTGTTTTTGTATATCCTGTTAAACACTCGCTGCGCCAGCCCATTGAGGTAAACCCTAACCGACCGGTTGGGATAAAAAGTGCGGGAAAAAGAGAGGTCATCCGTAATCTGTATAAAAAGATCATTTAGTTCTTCCGGATTTTCAGTTCCTCTTTCGAGTACTTTTTCAAACTCTTTCCATTTCTCCTGGTTCTGCTCAATAAATTTTGTTTCGCGCATTGTTGCCGGATAAATTGAAATGTGGGTAACTTTGCAAATATAATAATTAAGTGGGAAGTCTATAGAAATCGGGGGGGAGACTGAAACAACTGGAACACCCCTGACCTGGCGGTACGGGATGGATAATTGGAACACAAGAATAATTGAATGCAGACTATATTTATAAAAACCAGTCAGAACGTAACCATTGAGTATGAACTGGCAACGCTTTGGGAGCGGTTGCTGGCCCTTCTGCTCGACATGGTCATCGTTTATGTTTTTGACCTTATACTGGTGACGCTGCTTAGGGCTGCCTTCTTTTCAAATGCTGAATCCTCTTTGCTGTTGAGTGTGCTTTACGGCTTGCTGCCGATCGTTATTTTCCTGATTTACCAGTTTGCGATGGAAGCCCTGGCTGATGGGCAAACGCTGGGTAAGAGAGCTTTAAAGATTAAAGTACTGCGGCTCAACATGGACGGTTCCGGGTTAAGTGATTATATGTTGAGATCTATTTTTTATTTGATTGATCTTTTTTTTTCGGCAGGCATCCTGGCGGCGTTGTTGATCTCCACTACCAAAAAGAGGCAAAGGCTGGGCGATATGACTGCCAACACGACGGTGGTCAAACTCGAGCCATCCTATCCCCTGAAACTCGAGGATATTCTCAAGATCAGCACCCTTGACGATTATCAACCCGTTTATCCCGAGGTGAGAAATCTCAGTGAAAAAGACATGCTTTTGATCAAGGGGACCATCGTCAGGTTTTCAAAACATAAAAACCAGGCCCATCGTAAAGCTGTGAATGATTTGGCTTTACACCTTCGGCAAATCCTCGATATCCCCGATATTCCAAGAGACAGGATCGGGTTTTTAAAAACACTGATCAAGGATTATATCGTTTTAACAA
This sequence is a window from Lewinellaceae bacterium. Protein-coding genes within it:
- a CDS encoding sigma-70 family RNA polymerase sigma factor, which gives rise to MEGKTAHEDQRYVTALLENDHRLIREIYTRFSGSVKSIVIRNSGNVHDAEDLFNELLMEICALARKGKFLLTCPFDAFIKMMAYRRWVNKLNKPSGKMVTFSDMQGYDEVADVEVNETSEAFDLVARKEALFKEKLAELSEGCREVLKLSWTVKPMEKVAEMLNVTYAYLRKRKSVCMKKLTELVRESPEYQLLMV
- a CDS encoding tetratricopeptide repeat protein gives rise to the protein MENFYENIDDYLNGVLSKEDQAAFEKTLEEQPELRAELELYREIESTLAADFQHEQENAAVKATLTSESKAFFAEEKKEAKVITLQRSQWIRSIAVAAAVVLVIVFAWPYLKPSASLQYADLAHHPKASFTEMGGTEEWLPQAEKAFNAGNYAGAIQPLQTYLLAHDENTQAWFYLGICLLETNEYDKAGTLFQQISTSDTAYKTEAVWYLALTALKKGDTKTCKDYLMQIPEGSGHYAEAQKALKKLD
- a CDS encoding stage II sporulation protein M, with the translated sequence MRETKFIEQNQEKWKEFEKVLERGTENPEELNDLFIQITDDLSFSRTFYPNRSVRVYLNGLAQRVFNRIYKNKKSFRGRFVNFWKDELPQLMHESRVAFRISFFVFVLSMAIGLLSSAMDPEFAEVILGPDYVEMTVDNIASGDPMAVYKDKGAFGMTLGITINNLFVSFLIFAFGAFFSIGSIIHIIRNGIMVGAFQYFFIARGLFWESFLTIWIHGTLEMSAMVIAGAAGITMGRGLVFPGNYSRAKAFQQSARRGIKIMVGIMPIIMLAGFFEGYLTRHTETPDFIRAIFILICLIFILTYFVWYPWMLAKKGFEKPLSEVRVPPDKDQFIDFLRIKDVASLFGEVFIFFKKNVGVLLLSAAMVSALFTVMTFALTEEDPVSLFYFPTYLFGTLSVLNKFFSSEVIHYMPWLMWGSIAVITFVTFTLLRKEEQFIEKTRRMNHLTNMITAIITAGMIELVLWFNSGFTVILMIFVVPVVLLWYFTAQREQINIFKAFSRMQMILAGNYGKLLGIFNLVFIAGLFFYSLADTALVNFFFQIINWIVHFDQSTMDSLTIVLLTFFNIFLLNLLLILMATGVGLAYYSLSEINEAGELFRNIKSIGLKRRIKGLERE
- a CDS encoding RDD family protein → MQTIFIKTSQNVTIEYELATLWERLLALLLDMVIVYVFDLILVTLLRAAFFSNAESSLLLSVLYGLLPIVIFLIYQFAMEALADGQTLGKRALKIKVLRLNMDGSGLSDYMLRSIFYLIDLFFSAGILAALLISTTKKRQRLGDMTANTTVVKLEPSYPLKLEDILKISTLDDYQPVYPEVRNLSEKDMLLIKGTIVRFSKHKNQAHRKAVNDLALHLRQILDIPDIPRDRIGFLKTLIKDYIVLTR